The Deinococcus misasensis DSM 22328 genome has a window encoding:
- a CDS encoding lactonase family protein → MQPQRFYIGTYTQSAGHVPRASGKGIYTMTLDPTSGQLSEAELVAEVANPTFVAIHPEGHAVLAASETEQGAIYSFHVQEDHKLRLLSAQSALEGATAFVSTDLKGQFAFVANYMGEKSVVAYPIQSDGALFPHIATDQHEHHTPGEHADHPHAHCIRPHPAGRHMAATNLGTDEVYVYDLQSPEGPLHRLHIVAFPQGSGPRHIQFDATGTRAFVALELSSQVASLVVEPATGLMVVQHLASTLPEGHTAEKNSASEVLVSPDGRFIYVGNRGHDSIAVFEVHPDTTELSLIETVSTQGKVPRGMVLSPDARFVLTGNQDSDTIMVFRRDAEAGTLEPVGLFPCPTPVGFAFLP, encoded by the coding sequence ATGCAACCACAACGCTTTTACATTGGAACTTACACCCAGTCCGCAGGCCACGTTCCCAGAGCCTCTGGAAAAGGCATCTACACCATGACCCTTGACCCCACCAGTGGTCAGCTTTCAGAGGCAGAACTGGTTGCAGAGGTGGCCAACCCCACTTTTGTGGCCATCCATCCAGAGGGTCATGCTGTGCTGGCCGCCAGTGAAACCGAGCAAGGAGCCATCTACAGCTTTCATGTTCAGGAGGACCACAAGCTGCGCCTGCTCAGTGCCCAGTCTGCCCTGGAAGGGGCAACGGCTTTCGTCAGCACGGACCTGAAAGGCCAGTTTGCCTTTGTGGCCAACTACATGGGCGAAAAATCCGTGGTGGCTTACCCCATCCAATCTGATGGAGCCCTGTTTCCTCACATCGCCACAGACCAGCATGAGCACCACACCCCCGGCGAGCATGCGGACCACCCTCACGCCCACTGCATTCGCCCACACCCTGCAGGACGCCACATGGCCGCCACCAACCTCGGGACCGATGAGGTGTACGTCTATGACCTGCAAAGCCCAGAGGGCCCCCTGCACCGTTTGCACATCGTGGCCTTCCCACAGGGCTCTGGTCCCCGGCACATCCAGTTTGATGCCACAGGCACCCGGGCTTTCGTGGCTCTGGAGCTTTCTTCCCAGGTGGCCAGTCTGGTGGTGGAACCTGCCACCGGCTTGATGGTGGTTCAGCACCTCGCATCCACCCTTCCAGAGGGTCACACCGCAGAGAAAAACTCTGCGTCCGAAGTGCTTGTCAGCCCGGATGGACGTTTCATTTATGTGGGCAACCGTGGCCACGACAGCATCGCGGTCTTTGAGGTGCATCCAGACACCACAGAGTTGAGCCTGATCGAAACCGTCTCCACACAAGGCAAGGTGCCCAGAGGAATGGTTCTTTCGCCAGATGCCCGCTTTGTGCTGACAGGCAATCAGGACAGCGACACCATCATGGTGTTCAGACGGGATGCAGAGGCAGGCACCTTGGAACCTGTGGGCCTGTTTCCCTGCCCAACCCCTGTAGGATTTGCGTTCTTGCCTTAA
- a CDS encoding copper homeostasis protein CutC yields MIAEVAIENAMEVREAQHAGATSMVLVRNLREGGISPDLKTIGLCSDVARIPLSILVRPDAENYAYEEGRRRRTLKILELYWNHGIRNITFGAIHNTVMDWDLLEDAITHGFSVNVNLAFDQTQDLVKNYLQLALYPMVRQVTTRGQADSAFLGQDKIQKLTQLEKTTLPVLADTSGLPPEQVMAFLEHTRVQGLHFAAGARDRNGRLNTIYIENCINLMRKHARGDRGRDAAPSNRFRL; encoded by the coding sequence ATGATTGCTGAGGTTGCCATCGAAAACGCCATGGAGGTTCGGGAAGCCCAGCATGCCGGGGCCACCTCAATGGTGCTGGTGCGAAACCTCAGAGAGGGTGGCATCAGTCCGGACCTCAAAACCATTGGGCTGTGCTCGGATGTTGCACGCATTCCCCTTTCCATTCTGGTGCGCCCAGATGCAGAGAACTACGCTTATGAAGAAGGCCGCAGACGCCGCACCCTCAAGATTCTGGAACTCTACTGGAACCACGGCATTCGAAACATCACCTTCGGGGCCATTCACAACACCGTGATGGACTGGGATTTGCTGGAAGATGCCATCACACATGGGTTCAGCGTCAATGTCAATTTGGCTTTTGACCAGACCCAGGATCTGGTGAAAAACTACCTGCAACTGGCCCTTTATCCCATGGTCCGTCAGGTCACCACCCGAGGTCAGGCAGACAGTGCCTTTTTGGGACAAGACAAAATCCAGAAACTCACGCAATTGGAGAAAACCACTTTGCCTGTGCTTGCTGACACTTCAGGCTTGCCACCAGAACAGGTGATGGCTTTTCTGGAGCACACCAGGGTGCAGGGCCTGCATTTTGCCGCAGGGGCAAGGGACCGCAATGGACGCCTGAACACCATCTACATTGAAAATTGCATCAACCTGATGCGCAAACATGCCCGAGGTGATCGGGGCCGGGATGCTGCACCCTCCAACCGCTTCAGACTGTAA
- a CDS encoding methylenetetrahydrofolate reductase, translating to MRIAVELVPKTYEHLQEELTFIQRALPAVDTINLPDLMRYDIRSWDACRPVRDILPQNSPIPHFRSIDINLKKPLPFAENLLEMGIKEVIVVTGDPPTDMSKRVYPTSCIDAIKKFKRELPEIQVYAGLDPYRSSLRSELEYLERKQEAGAAGFFTQPYFDLRLMDVFQEMFEQSECHNMPIFWGVTSVVGVRSRRYWETRNRAIFPRGFEPTLEWNREFVLKALQWVRERDSNIYLMPIKVGIAEYLDGLL from the coding sequence ATGCGGATTGCCGTTGAACTGGTCCCCAAAACCTACGAACACCTTCAGGAGGAGTTGACCTTCATCCAGCGGGCTTTGCCTGCCGTGGACACCATCAATCTGCCTGACCTGATGCGTTATGACATCCGAAGCTGGGATGCATGCCGTCCAGTGCGTGACATTTTGCCTCAAAACAGCCCGATCCCCCACTTCAGGTCCATTGACATCAACCTGAAAAAGCCTTTGCCTTTTGCAGAAAATCTCCTGGAAATGGGAATCAAAGAGGTCATTGTGGTGACGGGAGATCCACCCACAGACATGAGCAAACGGGTGTATCCCACCTCTTGCATTGATGCCATCAAGAAGTTCAAACGTGAGCTGCCTGAAATTCAGGTCTATGCAGGTCTGGATCCTTACCGTTCCAGCTTGCGCAGTGAGCTGGAATACCTTGAACGGAAGCAGGAAGCGGGAGCCGCCGGTTTTTTCACCCAACCTTACTTTGATTTGCGCCTGATGGATGTTTTTCAGGAGATGTTTGAGCAGTCAGAGTGCCACAACATGCCCATTTTCTGGGGGGTCACTTCGGTGGTGGGTGTGCGTTCCAGACGCTATTGGGAAACCCGAAATCGGGCCATTTTTCCCAGAGGTTTCGAACCCACCCTGGAATGGAACCGTGAGTTTGTGTTGAAAGCCCTGCAGTGGGTGCGCGAACGGGACAGCAACATCTACCTGATGCCCATCAAGGTGGGCATTGCAGAATATCTGGATGGTTTGCTGTAA
- a CDS encoding mechanosensitive ion channel, with protein sequence MDTIQVYTQQFLNYLPNLLTAILLAVAAFVVAHFARLLTVKGLKATHVDERMARHQQGEPVQISKTVGDIVYGLVLLFFLPGILGALGLNSLLSPATGFLNTFLAFIPRIFGAAVILLIGAFVAKLLRTLVTNVAATAGVDRLTMRAGLPAGTHLSNLLGIVVYGLVIIPFITAALDALQLQSITAPISDMLNRILSALPNIFAAAAVLALAFFIGRFVGDLVRGLLTSMDFDRLPQMLGFQPTGSPAVGNTTPSAIAGHVVHATIVLFALVSAFELLQAETLANLTRNFIQLIGQIALGMVIFAVGLLVANFLARIASSASGVNGRLLAGVARWSTIALFGAMALRQMGIANEIVNLAFGLTLGAIAVAFALAFGLGSRETAGKLTERWRQQLEKPGSSTGPGTASSAYNNPTD encoded by the coding sequence ATGGACACCATTCAGGTTTACACGCAACAGTTTTTGAATTACCTGCCCAACCTGCTCACAGCCATTCTGCTGGCAGTGGCGGCTTTTGTGGTGGCGCATTTTGCCCGCCTGCTGACCGTCAAAGGTCTCAAAGCCACACATGTCGATGAAAGGATGGCCAGACACCAGCAGGGAGAACCTGTGCAGATCAGCAAAACGGTGGGAGACATCGTGTATGGTCTGGTGCTCTTGTTTTTCCTGCCCGGCATTCTGGGGGCTCTGGGCCTCAACAGCCTGCTGTCACCAGCCACAGGTTTCCTCAACACTTTCCTGGCCTTCATCCCGAGGATCTTCGGGGCTGCAGTGATTCTGTTGATCGGGGCTTTCGTGGCCAAATTGCTGCGCACCCTGGTGACCAATGTGGCTGCCACCGCAGGTGTAGACCGCCTGACCATGCGTGCAGGGTTGCCTGCAGGAACCCACCTTTCCAACCTGCTGGGCATCGTGGTGTACGGTCTGGTGATCATTCCTTTCATCACTGCGGCTCTGGATGCCCTGCAACTGCAATCCATCACCGCCCCCATCAGCGACATGCTCAACCGCATTCTGAGTGCCTTGCCCAACATTTTCGCTGCTGCTGCGGTGCTGGCTCTGGCTTTCTTCATTGGGCGTTTTGTGGGGGATCTGGTGCGTGGTCTGCTGACCAGCATGGACTTTGACCGACTGCCCCAAATGCTGGGTTTTCAACCCACTGGCAGTCCCGCAGTGGGCAACACCACCCCAAGCGCCATTGCGGGCCATGTGGTGCATGCCACCATCGTGCTGTTCGCTCTGGTGTCTGCCTTTGAGTTGCTGCAAGCCGAAACCCTCGCCAACCTGACCCGCAATTTCATCCAGTTGATCGGTCAGATTGCGCTGGGCATGGTGATTTTTGCAGTGGGACTGCTGGTTGCCAACTTCCTTGCCCGGATTGCCAGCAGCGCCAGTGGTGTGAACGGTCGCCTGCTGGCCGGGGTGGCACGCTGGTCCACCATCGCCCTGTTCGGTGCCATGGCCCTGCGCCAGATGGGCATCGCCAATGAAATTGTGAACCTTGCCTTCGGGCTGACCCTCGGAGCCATTGCGGTGGCCTTCGCTCTGGCTTTCGGTCTGGGCTCCAGAGAAACCGCTGGAAAACTCACCGAACGTTGGCGTCAGCAACTGGAGAAACCCGGTTCTTCCACTGGGCCCGGGACCGCTTCCTCTGCTTACAACAACCCCACAGATTGA
- a CDS encoding HD domain-containing phosphohydrolase — MLARPSREDAALTVYSSSQPEKTLDLDQEPPAPVGMYEAMFRLNPLPMWVYDLQTLRFLEVNQAALLRYGYTRAEFLSMDLMGIRPPEEQNLLRKYFCAPSEQRVLEEERSWIHLTRSGEHLEVHVESQEVEFQGRPARLVVVQDITEKNRIQKALEESQSQFKLIAENTVNLIIRFDRAFQVTYVSPSIQTLLGYTPQEFMEIADHQYIHPEDRERVIQEVLQAVQERAHQKILEYRLQHKSGFYLWGETAFRLMWQGEDFQGFVSSSLNITDRVEARQELMESLTTLSQMVRLAEELEQASDPLDVIHLALQHCTSVLPFDYGMFVQVEDHQYQVGTCLNLQPALAENLLSHYLSHSGPRLLHAFLKGTPAFFDAHEPLCAPPEPLPRAQACQVALLPIRADGRLRGFLVLGTFEDRLAFTENNQRILRAVRDRISHAFERSSYIEKLSFSREETLKSIGMVLEYRDYETKGHTDRVVHLTQLLGRKMGLLGEALDALRWGAYLHDTGKIAIPDHILLKPAKLTPEEFEQVKRHSEIGHEMLKNIPSLPPSTLDVILHHHEKWDGSGYPGKMAGYSIPLVARIFSVVDVYDALVSRRPYKEPFSHEAALQEIQSCSGSMFDPHVVRAFVELMQEETASEHPAS, encoded by the coding sequence ATGCTGGCACGCCCCTCCAGAGAGGATGCTGCCTTGACCGTGTATTCTTCCTCACAACCTGAAAAAACGCTGGATCTTGATCAGGAACCTCCTGCGCCTGTGGGCATGTACGAAGCAATGTTTCGACTGAATCCCCTGCCGATGTGGGTGTACGACCTGCAGACCCTGAGGTTTCTGGAGGTCAATCAGGCTGCTCTCCTGCGCTATGGTTACACCCGAGCCGAATTCCTGTCCATGGACCTGATGGGCATCCGTCCTCCAGAGGAACAGAACCTTTTGAGGAAATATTTTTGTGCCCCATCGGAGCAGAGGGTCCTGGAAGAAGAGCGCAGTTGGATTCACCTGACCCGCTCTGGAGAGCATCTGGAAGTGCATGTGGAGTCTCAGGAGGTGGAGTTTCAGGGCAGGCCTGCCCGACTGGTGGTGGTGCAGGACATCACCGAGAAAAACCGCATTCAGAAAGCCCTTGAGGAGAGCCAGAGCCAGTTCAAATTGATTGCGGAGAACACCGTCAACCTGATCATCCGGTTTGATCGGGCATTTCAGGTCACCTATGTTTCTCCTTCGATTCAGACTTTGCTGGGTTACACCCCGCAGGAATTCATGGAGATTGCAGACCACCAGTACATCCATCCAGAAGACCGGGAAAGGGTGATTCAGGAGGTTTTGCAAGCTGTTCAGGAGAGGGCACACCAGAAAATTCTGGAGTACCGCCTCCAGCACAAATCCGGGTTTTACCTCTGGGGGGAGACCGCATTTCGCCTGATGTGGCAAGGGGAAGATTTTCAGGGCTTTGTGTCTTCCAGCCTGAACATCACCGACCGGGTGGAGGCGCGGCAGGAACTGATGGAATCCCTGACCACCCTTTCCCAGATGGTGCGCCTTGCCGAAGAACTGGAGCAGGCCAGTGACCCTCTGGACGTGATTCATCTGGCGTTGCAGCACTGCACCAGTGTGCTGCCTTTTGACTATGGCATGTTTGTGCAGGTGGAAGACCACCAGTATCAGGTGGGGACCTGTCTGAACCTGCAGCCTGCCCTTGCAGAAAACCTGCTGAGCCATTACCTGAGTCACTCCGGCCCAAGGTTGCTCCATGCCTTTTTGAAGGGCACGCCAGCTTTCTTTGATGCCCATGAGCCCCTGTGTGCCCCTCCAGAGCCCCTCCCCAGAGCACAGGCCTGTCAGGTGGCTTTGCTGCCCATCCGGGCAGATGGAAGGCTCAGGGGCTTTCTGGTGCTCGGGACCTTCGAGGACCGGTTGGCTTTCACCGAGAACAACCAGCGCATTTTGCGGGCCGTGCGCGACCGCATCTCCCATGCCTTTGAACGCAGTTCTTACATCGAGAAACTGTCTTTCAGCCGGGAGGAGACTCTCAAATCCATTGGAATGGTGCTGGAGTACCGGGATTATGAAACCAAAGGCCACACCGACCGGGTGGTGCACCTGACCCAGCTCCTGGGCCGCAAAATGGGCTTGCTGGGAGAGGCTCTGGATGCCCTCAGGTGGGGTGCTTACCTGCATGACACCGGAAAAATTGCCATTCCGGACCACATCCTTCTCAAACCTGCAAAACTTACCCCAGAGGAATTTGAGCAGGTCAAAAGGCACAGTGAAATCGGGCATGAAATGCTGAAAAACATCCCGAGTTTGCCCCCTTCCACACTGGATGTGATCTTGCACCACCATGAAAAATGGGATGGCAGTGGGTATCCCGGCAAGATGGCCGGATATTCGATTCCGCTGGTCGCCCGGATTTTCAGTGTGGTGGATGTCTATGATGCCTTGGTCTCCAGACGACCTTACAAAGAGCCATTCAGTCATGAGGCAGCCCTGCAGGAAATCCAGAGCTGTTCTGGCAGCATGTTTGATCCCCATGTGGTGCGGGCCTTCGTGGAATTGATGCAGGAAGAAACCGCTTCAGAGCATCCTGCTTCTTGA
- a CDS encoding deoxyguanosinetriphosphate triphosphohydrolase family protein, with amino-acid sequence MLEARRQERKFLDTPDQRNAYARDRDRVFYTDEFRRLAEITQVITPTGYAFHNRLTHTLEVSQISRRIAEKLLRDRKHQKKQTFPEIDPDVVETAALIHDLGHPPFGHIGEAVLDELVSVHDPDGFEGNAQSFRIVTRLAVQSQSYVGLNLTRASLLAAMKYPHLRGELPLDPSNEVQAKRHRKYGAYRDDLEYFLFARAGQSTEMPTIEAQIMDHADDIAYSIHDLVDFYRAGILPAENMKQDSFFERFFEREKHLVLKDIDIEEPEAKTCIRNAIDLMVGDFYSGRRIEHASLKSAASNFISNYVENIRLNPEGTGLCIDPTYKVELAFFRRMIWAYVIHRPQLSTQQRGYRNIIENLFRIYWNSIEDDYQRNIVPPRFMEDIEVLLKVDPEQYRASKARLVSDIISSFSDRQAIMMYRRLSGIDPGQVTDYI; translated from the coding sequence ATGCTGGAAGCCAGACGGCAGGAGCGCAAATTTCTTGACACCCCCGACCAACGCAATGCTTATGCGCGGGATCGGGACCGGGTGTTTTACACCGATGAGTTTCGCAGGTTGGCGGAAATCACCCAGGTCATCACGCCCACCGGCTATGCCTTCCACAACCGCCTGACCCACACGCTGGAAGTCTCCCAAATTTCACGCAGAATTGCAGAAAAACTTCTGCGTGACCGCAAACACCAGAAAAAGCAAACTTTTCCAGAGATAGACCCGGATGTGGTGGAAACGGCAGCCCTGATCCATGACCTCGGGCATCCTCCTTTTGGTCACATTGGTGAGGCCGTGCTGGATGAACTGGTCAGTGTTCATGACCCGGATGGGTTTGAGGGAAACGCCCAGTCTTTCCGCATTGTGACCCGTCTGGCCGTGCAATCCCAGAGTTATGTGGGCCTCAACCTGACCCGTGCTTCTTTGCTGGCCGCCATGAAATACCCCCACCTGCGGGGTGAACTTCCCCTTGATCCCTCCAATGAGGTGCAGGCCAAACGCCACCGCAAATACGGGGCTTACCGGGACGATCTGGAGTATTTTTTGTTTGCCAGAGCGGGACAGAGCACCGAAATGCCCACCATCGAAGCGCAGATCATGGACCACGCCGATGACATCGCCTACTCCATCCATGATCTGGTGGATTTTTACCGTGCAGGCATCCTGCCTGCCGAGAACATGAAGCAAGACAGTTTTTTCGAGCGGTTTTTTGAACGTGAAAAGCATCTGGTGCTCAAGGACATCGACATTGAGGAACCTGAAGCGAAAACCTGCATCCGCAATGCCATTGACCTGATGGTGGGGGATTTCTACTCTGGACGGCGCATTGAGCATGCATCTTTGAAATCTGCTGCGTCCAATTTCATTTCCAATTACGTGGAAAACATCCGTTTGAATCCTGAGGGCACGGGTCTGTGCATTGATCCGACCTACAAGGTGGAGTTGGCGTTTTTCCGGCGCATGATCTGGGCTTATGTGATCCATCGGCCCCAGCTCAGCACCCAGCAGAGGGGCTACCGCAACATCATTGAAAACCTGTTCAGGATTTACTGGAACAGCATCGAAGACGATTACCAGCGCAACATTGTCCCCCCCAGATTCATGGAGGACATCGAGGTGTTGTTGAAAGTGGATCCTGAGCAGTACCGGGCCAGCAAAGCCCGTCTGGTCTCAGACATCATTTCTTCCTTTTCGGACCGTCAGGCCATCATGATGTACCGTCGTCTCAGTGGCATTGATCCGGGGCAGGTGACCGACTACATCTGA